Proteins encoded together in one Epinephelus moara isolate mb chromosome 2, YSFRI_EMoa_1.0, whole genome shotgun sequence window:
- the LOC126405757 gene encoding WD repeat-containing protein 62-like isoform X3, with protein sequence MFCGCADGAVRVFSPSKMLYITTLYCPHRLGVDLTQSVQHSPGAQYPNTLALTFDPIARHLTCVYNDHSLYVWDVGDVRNAGKLYSALYHSSCVWSIEVYPELSHVSQACLPPSSFLTCSSDNTIRMWNTDPPTAHRNLYSNDLLRILYVEEDAQAEGERGKAAGADGKSGIRVLGVSPDGQHLAAGDRCGNVRIFGLEFLDELVKIEAHDSEVLCLEFSPASTGVKLLASASKDRLIHVFNLEKNYSLEQTLNDHSASITAVKFTGESPEVRMVSCGADKSIYFQTAEQTAEGLEFSRSHHVVEKTMLYDMDLDSSRTHVAIACQDRNVRVYSVEMGKLKKCLKGSSIDKGALLKLQMDPSGSFFATSCSDKSITIFDYESGECVSTLSGHSEIVTCMRFTQDCRHLITVSGDSCVFVWRLDSQMTSTMRKRRGLRLTTAPETCSLRPQNIRRETFITGPLSQLPEEEEEGAQGSPDRLDSALCEEEEEEGAQGSPDRLDSALYAPPLQSNGKLPMWFRKLQGQGGASSAIQSGTEPRQVRSRWAEHPSPLIICSNFSPSPTKSQEEEEEEEQREEEEDFHPQRLENLLGEEEQVLQNPGENRSSYIIYPSTTDTTDTNSTTDTSADREFDVELVAERSLTQLEVKGQRVEPVWSTQLCPDSACSEDSAGSLEQQHDTDTDSLSQASSVGSLGLEDDEDRNSVKNHFDTLASSLTDEKFDADLRTLQPSEDKHYLNPRLSISTRFLSRFQDRIRPVYPQSSGTLTDRAWPSQALPPVSIPASISEESNVSSTSVSSELSCDVTSSQDENSSGGSGDGKETLSLQQCQQVANELREAARRAVDLYQQLSVSAGASEQHLQMSSILQGAFDVVHSELQAVLPGGDGWGSSAPSG encoded by the exons ATGTTCTGTGGTTGTGCTGACGGAGCCGTCAGAGTGTTCAGTCCGTCTAAGATGTTGTACATCACCACGCTGTACTGCCCGCACCGCCTGGGCGTCGACCTCACCCAGAGTGTACAGCACAG TCCAGGCGCTCAGTACCCCAACACGCtggctctgacctttgaccctatCGCCAGACACCTGACCTGTGTGTACAATGACCACAGTTTGTACGTGTGGGACGTCGGAGACGTGAGGAACGCCGGGAAGCTGTACTCTGCTCTGTAccacagcagctgtgtgtggaGCATCGAA gtgtatCCCGAGCTGTCACATGTCTCTCAGGCCTGTCTGCCTCCATCCTCCTTCCTCACCTGTTCATCTGATAACACCATCAGGATGTGGAACACCGACCCCCCCACCGCACACAGGAACCTGTACAGCAAT gaccTGTTGAGGATTCTGTATGTGGAGGAGGACGCGCAGGCCGAGGGGGAGAGGGGGAAGGCAGCAGGGGCTGATGGGAAGTCAGGGATCAGAGTGCTGGGTGTCAGTCCTGATGGACAACACCTGGCAGCTGGAGACCGCTGTGGAAACGTGCG GATCTTTGGTTTGGAGTTTCTGGATGAGCTGGTGAAGATTGAGGCTCATGACTCTGAGGTGTTGTGTCTTGAGTTCTCCCCGGCATCCACAG GTGTGAAGCTGTTGGCATCAGCCAGCAAGGATCGACTAATCCACGTCTTCAACCTGGAGAAGAACTACAGTCTGGAACAGACTCTGAACGACCACTCAGCCTCCATCACTGCTGTCAAGTTCACTG gtgAGAGTCCAGAGGTCCGAATGGTGAGCTGTGGAGCCGACAAAAGCATCTACTTCCAGACAGCTGAGCAG ACGGCGGAGGGTCTGGAGTTCTCCAGGAGTCACCACGTGGTGGAGAAGACGATGCTGTACGACATGGACCTGGACTCATCAAGGACGCACGTCGCCATCGCCTGTCAGGACCGAAATGTCAG GGTTTACAGCGTGGAAATGGGGAAACTGAAGAAGTGTTTGAAAGGCTCGTCCATTGACAAAGGAGCTCTGCTGAAG CTTCAGATGGATCCGTCGGGGTCGTTCTTCGCCACGAGCTGCTCTGATAAAAGCATCACCATCTTTGACTACGAGTCAGGAGAGTGTGTCTCCACACTGTCTGGACACTCTG AGATCGTCACCTGTATGAGGTTCACTCAGGACTGCAGACACCTCATCACTGTGTCCGGAGACAG ttgtgtgtttgtgtggaggtTGGACTCTCAGATGACCAGCACCATGAGGAAGAGGCGGGGCCTCAGACTGACCACCGCACCTGAAACCTGCAGCCTCAGACCGCAGAACATCAG GAGGGAGACCTTCATCACTGGACCTTTGTCTCAGCtgcctgaggaggaggaggagggggcccAGGGGAGTCCAGACAGACTGGACTCTGCTCtatgtgaggaggaggaggaggagggggcccAGGGGAGTCCAGACAGACTGGACTCTGCTCtat atGCTCCGCCTCTTCAGAGCAACGGGAAACTTCCCATGTGGTTCAGAAAGCTG caggGTCAGGGCGGAGCCTCTTCTGCCATCCAATCAGGAACTGAGCCTCGCCAGGTGCGGAGTCGGTGGGCGGAGCACCCAAGCCCCCTGATCATCTGCTCCAACTTCTCCCCAAGTCCCACCAAGagtcaggaggaagaggaggaggaggagcagagggaggaggaggaagacttCCACCCTCAGAGGCTGGAGAATCTGCtgggagaggaggagcag GTGCTGCAGAATCCAGGTGAGAACAGGAGCAGCTACATCATCTACCCCAGCACCACCGACACCACTGACACCAACAGCACCACCGACACCTCGGCTGACAG ggagTTTGATGTGGAGCTCGTGGCCGAGCGCTCTCTGACCCAgctggaggtcaaaggtcagagggtGGAGCCAGTGTGGAGCACTCAGCTGTGTCCAGACTCCGCCTGCTCTGAAGACTCAGCAGGAAGTCTGGAGCAGCAGCACGACACCG ACACAGACTCTCTGAGTCAGGCCAGCTCTGTGGGCAGTTTGGGTCTGGAGGACGACGAGGACAGAAACTCTGTGAAGAACCACTTTGACACTCTGGCGTCCAGTCTGACTGACG AGAAGTTCGACGCCGACCTGAGGACGCTGCAGCCGTCAGAGGACAAACACTACCTGAACCCTCGACTCAGCATCTCCACCCGCTTCCTGTCTCGCTTCCAGGACAGAATCAGGCCAGTCTACCCACAATCCTCAGGGACTCTGACAGACAG GGCGTGGCCCAGCCAGGCTCTGCCTCCTGTGTCAATCCCAGCGAGCATCTCAGAGGAGAGTAACGTCAGCAGCACGTCG GTGAGCTCTGAGTTGAGTTGTGACGTCACCTCGTCCCAGGATGAAAACAGCAGTGGTG gTTCAGGTGATGGGAAAGAGACGCTCAGTCTGCAGCAGTGTCAGCAGGTCGCCAACGAGCTGAGAGAGGCGGCGAGACGAGCCGTAGACCTCTACCAACAG
- the LOC126405757 gene encoding WD repeat-containing protein 62-like isoform X2: protein MFCGCADGAVRVFSPSKMLYITTLYCPHRLGVDLTQSVQHSPGAQYPNTLALTFDPIARHLTCVYNDHSLYVWDVGDVRNAGKLYSALYHSSCVWSIEVYPELSHVSQACLPPSSFLTCSSDNTIRMWNTDPPTAHRNLYSNDLLRILYVEEDAQAEGERGKAAGADGKSGIRVLGVSPDGQHLAAGDRCGNVRIFGLEFLDELVKIEAHDSEVLCLEFSPASTGVKLLASASKDRLIHVFNLEKNYSLEQTLNDHSASITAVKFTGESPEVRMVSCGADKSIYFQTAEQTAEGLEFSRSHHVVEKTMLYDMDLDSSRTHVAIACQDRNVRVYSVEMGKLKKCLKGSSIDKGALLKLQMDPSGSFFATSCSDKSITIFDYESGECVSTLSGHSEIVTCMRFTQDCRHLITVSGDSCVFVWRLDSQMTSTMRKRRGLRLTTAPETCSLRPQNIRRETFITGPLSQLPEEEEEGAQGSPDRLDSALCEEEEEEGAQGSPDRLDSALCEEEEGAQGSPDRLDSALYAPPLQSNGKLPMWFRKLGQGGASSAIQSGTEPRQVRSRWAEHPSPLIICSNFSPSPTKSQEEEEEEEQREEEEDFHPQRLENLLGEEEQVLQNPGENRSSYIIYPSTTDTTDTNSTTDTSADREFDVELVAERSLTQLEVKGQRVEPVWSTQLCPDSACSEDSAGSLEQQHDTDTDSLSQASSVGSLGLEDDEDRNSVKNHFDTLASSLTDEKFDADLRTLQPSEDKHYLNPRLSISTRFLSRFQDRIRPVYPQSSGTLTDRAWPSQALPPVSIPASISEESNVSSTSVSSELSCDVTSSQDENSSGGSGDGKETLSLQQCQQVANELREAARRAVDLYQQLSVSAGASEQHLQMSSILQGAFDVVHSELQAVLPGGDGWGSSAPSG from the exons ATGTTCTGTGGTTGTGCTGACGGAGCCGTCAGAGTGTTCAGTCCGTCTAAGATGTTGTACATCACCACGCTGTACTGCCCGCACCGCCTGGGCGTCGACCTCACCCAGAGTGTACAGCACAG TCCAGGCGCTCAGTACCCCAACACGCtggctctgacctttgaccctatCGCCAGACACCTGACCTGTGTGTACAATGACCACAGTTTGTACGTGTGGGACGTCGGAGACGTGAGGAACGCCGGGAAGCTGTACTCTGCTCTGTAccacagcagctgtgtgtggaGCATCGAA gtgtatCCCGAGCTGTCACATGTCTCTCAGGCCTGTCTGCCTCCATCCTCCTTCCTCACCTGTTCATCTGATAACACCATCAGGATGTGGAACACCGACCCCCCCACCGCACACAGGAACCTGTACAGCAAT gaccTGTTGAGGATTCTGTATGTGGAGGAGGACGCGCAGGCCGAGGGGGAGAGGGGGAAGGCAGCAGGGGCTGATGGGAAGTCAGGGATCAGAGTGCTGGGTGTCAGTCCTGATGGACAACACCTGGCAGCTGGAGACCGCTGTGGAAACGTGCG GATCTTTGGTTTGGAGTTTCTGGATGAGCTGGTGAAGATTGAGGCTCATGACTCTGAGGTGTTGTGTCTTGAGTTCTCCCCGGCATCCACAG GTGTGAAGCTGTTGGCATCAGCCAGCAAGGATCGACTAATCCACGTCTTCAACCTGGAGAAGAACTACAGTCTGGAACAGACTCTGAACGACCACTCAGCCTCCATCACTGCTGTCAAGTTCACTG gtgAGAGTCCAGAGGTCCGAATGGTGAGCTGTGGAGCCGACAAAAGCATCTACTTCCAGACAGCTGAGCAG ACGGCGGAGGGTCTGGAGTTCTCCAGGAGTCACCACGTGGTGGAGAAGACGATGCTGTACGACATGGACCTGGACTCATCAAGGACGCACGTCGCCATCGCCTGTCAGGACCGAAATGTCAG GGTTTACAGCGTGGAAATGGGGAAACTGAAGAAGTGTTTGAAAGGCTCGTCCATTGACAAAGGAGCTCTGCTGAAG CTTCAGATGGATCCGTCGGGGTCGTTCTTCGCCACGAGCTGCTCTGATAAAAGCATCACCATCTTTGACTACGAGTCAGGAGAGTGTGTCTCCACACTGTCTGGACACTCTG AGATCGTCACCTGTATGAGGTTCACTCAGGACTGCAGACACCTCATCACTGTGTCCGGAGACAG ttgtgtgtttgtgtggaggtTGGACTCTCAGATGACCAGCACCATGAGGAAGAGGCGGGGCCTCAGACTGACCACCGCACCTGAAACCTGCAGCCTCAGACCGCAGAACATCAG GAGGGAGACCTTCATCACTGGACCTTTGTCTCAGCtgcctgaggaggaggaggagggggcccAGGGGAGTCCAGACAGACTGGACTCTGCTCtatgtgaggaggaggaggaggagggggcccAGGGGAGTCCAGACAGACTGGACTCTGCTCtatgtgaggaggaggagggggcccAGGGGAGTCCAGACAGACTGGACTCTGCTCtat atGCTCCGCCTCTTCAGAGCAACGGGAAACTTCCCATGTGGTTCAGAAAGCTG gGTCAGGGCGGAGCCTCTTCTGCCATCCAATCAGGAACTGAGCCTCGCCAGGTGCGGAGTCGGTGGGCGGAGCACCCAAGCCCCCTGATCATCTGCTCCAACTTCTCCCCAAGTCCCACCAAGagtcaggaggaagaggaggaggaggagcagagggaggaggaggaagacttCCACCCTCAGAGGCTGGAGAATCTGCtgggagaggaggagcag GTGCTGCAGAATCCAGGTGAGAACAGGAGCAGCTACATCATCTACCCCAGCACCACCGACACCACTGACACCAACAGCACCACCGACACCTCGGCTGACAG ggagTTTGATGTGGAGCTCGTGGCCGAGCGCTCTCTGACCCAgctggaggtcaaaggtcagagggtGGAGCCAGTGTGGAGCACTCAGCTGTGTCCAGACTCCGCCTGCTCTGAAGACTCAGCAGGAAGTCTGGAGCAGCAGCACGACACCG ACACAGACTCTCTGAGTCAGGCCAGCTCTGTGGGCAGTTTGGGTCTGGAGGACGACGAGGACAGAAACTCTGTGAAGAACCACTTTGACACTCTGGCGTCCAGTCTGACTGACG AGAAGTTCGACGCCGACCTGAGGACGCTGCAGCCGTCAGAGGACAAACACTACCTGAACCCTCGACTCAGCATCTCCACCCGCTTCCTGTCTCGCTTCCAGGACAGAATCAGGCCAGTCTACCCACAATCCTCAGGGACTCTGACAGACAG GGCGTGGCCCAGCCAGGCTCTGCCTCCTGTGTCAATCCCAGCGAGCATCTCAGAGGAGAGTAACGTCAGCAGCACGTCG GTGAGCTCTGAGTTGAGTTGTGACGTCACCTCGTCCCAGGATGAAAACAGCAGTGGTG gTTCAGGTGATGGGAAAGAGACGCTCAGTCTGCAGCAGTGTCAGCAGGTCGCCAACGAGCTGAGAGAGGCGGCGAGACGAGCCGTAGACCTCTACCAACAG